From Streptomyces sp. NBC_01754, a single genomic window includes:
- a CDS encoding SAM-dependent methyltransferase: MSNRETFIPKNIDVNVPSVARMYDYYLGGKDNYPADRIASEQLLVRVPSTKVLAVNNRSFLKRVVHHLASEYGIRQFIDHGSGLPTQDNVHQVAQLVDPGSRVVYIDNDPIVLAHGKAILEENDRTAVIQADMRDTDGILGHPEVVRLIDFDEPVAALFVSVLHCIPDEDDPAGLVRRVADRLAPGSFLVVCQLVSEDKDTRDFVSDFMAKSTGDRWGRVRRPEDVHVFLEGLDVLEPGLVEVSTWRPDSDLTPKQATREWIEYGGVGRKG, from the coding sequence ATGAGTAACAGGGAGACCTTCATTCCGAAGAACATCGACGTGAACGTGCCGAGCGTGGCGCGGATGTACGACTACTACCTGGGCGGCAAGGACAACTATCCCGCCGACCGGATCGCCAGTGAGCAACTGCTGGTGCGTGTGCCGAGCACCAAGGTCCTGGCGGTGAACAACCGCAGTTTCCTGAAGCGTGTCGTGCACCATCTCGCGTCCGAGTACGGGATCCGCCAGTTCATCGACCACGGATCCGGCCTGCCGACCCAGGACAACGTCCATCAGGTCGCCCAGCTCGTCGATCCAGGGTCCCGCGTCGTGTACATCGACAACGACCCCATCGTCCTGGCGCACGGCAAGGCGATACTCGAGGAGAACGACAGGACCGCTGTCATCCAGGCGGACATGCGCGACACCGACGGGATCCTCGGACATCCCGAGGTCGTCCGGCTGATCGACTTCGACGAGCCGGTGGCGGCGCTGTTCGTCTCCGTACTGCACTGCATTCCCGACGAGGACGATCCCGCCGGACTGGTGCGCCGGGTGGCGGACCGGCTGGCGCCGGGGAGCTTCTTGGTCGTGTGCCAGCTCGTCAGCGAGGACAAGGACACCCGTGACTTCGTCAGTGACTTCATGGCGAAGAGCACCGGCGACCGGTGGGGCCGGGTGCGCCGGCCCGAGGATGTGCACGTCTTCCTGGAGGGGCTCGACGTGCTGGAGCCCGGCCTGGTGGAGGTCTCCACATGGCGGCCGGACTCGGACCTGACGCCCAAGCAGGCCACCCGGGAGTGGATCGAGTACGGCGGCGTCGGCCGCAAGGGGTGA